A stretch of the Musa acuminata AAA Group cultivar baxijiao chromosome BXJ2-7, Cavendish_Baxijiao_AAA, whole genome shotgun sequence genome encodes the following:
- the LOC135616967 gene encoding aldehyde oxidase GLOX-like, producing the protein MTKRIKPTHVSQPWPLPIVVTCSICSPHVDAYGFVSCSHPASTIKGQVTAEVEITGRMLTNLCAESSYKMRSLPRHVPFPSFFFFLILLLVVVSTAADGGEWKLLQHSIGVSAMHMQLLHNDRVVVFDRTDFGPSNLSLPDGRCRNDPNDKALPVDCTAHSAEYDVVANAFRPLMILTDTWCSSGSVAPDGTLVQTGGFNDGERAARTFRPCDDGSCDWVETAQALAVRRWYATNQVLPDGRAVVVGGRRQFNYEFYPKPDPSDMSTIALRFLQDTRDDVEDNLYPFVHLSIDGNLFIFANNRAILLDYSKNTVVRTYPKMPGGEPRNYPSSGSSVLLPLKPSPTEAEVLICGGAPAGSYSQALQKKRFLRALDSCGRIKITDAAPSWNMEAMPVPRVMGDMVLLPDGDVLLINGAAAGTAGWELGHDPVLTPVVYRPDGAAGARFDVQSGATTPRLYHSTAVLLRDGRVLVGGSNPHVKYNFSGVEYPTELSMEAFSPSYLNSENSRLRPQILTPPSPIQLTYGGRFSLQFSVGVVSEGGIRVTMVAPSFATHSFSMNQRLLVLETEGGTSEVVAVAPASAILAPPGYYMVYVVNGGVPSEGIWAHIQ; encoded by the coding sequence ATGACAAAGCGAATAAAGCCAACCCATGTGAGCCAGCCATGGCCACTTCCGATCGTGGTAACTTGTTCCATCTGCTCGCCTCATGTGGACGCTTATGGCTTCGTTTCCTGCTCACACCCTGCAAGCACTATAAAAGGACAGGTGACAGCTGAGGTAGAGATCACAGGTCGCATGTTGACAAACCTGTGTGCAGAATCCAGTTATAAGATGAGATCGCTCCCGCGTCACGTTCCTTtcccctccttcttcttcttccttatccTCCTCCTGGTTGTGGTGAGTACTGCAGCTGATGGTGGGGAATGGAAGCTCCTGCAACACAGCATCGGGGTGTCTGCGATGCACATGCAGCTCTTGCACAACGACCGTGTTGTCGTCTTCGACCGCACCGACTTCGGCCCCTCCAACCTCTCTCTCCCGGACGGCAGGTGCCGCAACGACCCCAACGACAAGGCTCTCCCCGTCGACTGCACCGCCCACTCCGCCGAGTACGACGTGGTCGCCAACGCCTTCCGACCGCTCATGATCTTGACCGACACCTGGTGCTCCTCCGGCTCCGTCGCCCCCGACGGCACCCTGGTCCAGACCGGTGGGTTCAACGATGGCGAGCGTGCCGCACGTACCTTCCGCCCTTGCGACGACGGCAGCTGCGACTGGGTCGAGACCGCCCAGGCGCTTGCCGTCCGCCGGTGGTACGCCACCAACCAAGTCCTCCCTGACGGCCGCGCGGTGGTCGTCGGAGGCCGACGCCAGTTCAACTACGAGTTCTACCCCAAACCCGATCCTTCCGACATGAGCACCATCGCATTACGCTTTCTCCAAGACACAAGAGACGACGTGGAGGACAACCTCTACCCTTTCGTCCACCTCAGCATCGACGGCAACCTCTTCATCTTCGCCAACAACCGCGCGATCCTGCTCGACTACTCCAAGAACACGGTGGTGAGGACATACCCAAAAATGCCCGGTGGAGAGCCCAGGAACTACCCGAGCTCGGGCTCGTCGGTGCTGCTGCCGCTGAAGCCGTCGCCGACGGAAGCCGAAGTGCTAATCTGCGGCGGTGCACCAGCGGGGTCGTACTCCCAGGCGTTGCAGAAGAAACGCTTCCTCCGAGCGCTGGACTCATGCGGGAGGATCAAGATCACAGACGCGGCCCCGTCGTGGAACATGGAGGCGATGCCCGTGCCCAGGGTGATGGGCGACATGGTGCTGCTCCCCGACGGCGACGTCCTCCTAATCAACGGCGCGGCCGCCGGGACCGCGGGGTGGGAGCTCGGCCACGACCCGGTCCTGACCCCCGTCGTCTACCGCCCAGATGGCGCAGCTGGCGCCCGCTTCGACGTCCAGAGCGGCGCCACGACGCCGCGCCTCTACCACTCGACCGCGGTACTGCTGCGCGACGGCCGGGTGCTTGTCGGCGGCAGCAATCCCCACGTCAAGTACAACTTCTCCGGAGTGGAGTACCCCACGGAGCTCAGCATGGAGGCATTCTCTCCGTCCTACCTGAACTCAGAGAACTCGAGATTACGTCCACAGATCCTCACGCCGCCATCTCCAATCCAGTTGACCTATGGTGGACGATTCAGCTTGCAGTTCTCGGTGGGAGTGGTGAGCGAGGGTGGCATCAGAGTGACGATGGTTGCACCATCCTTCGCGACGCACTCGTTCTCGATGAACCAGAGGCTGCTAGTGCTGGAGACCGAGGGTGGCACGTCTGAGGTGGTCGCGGTGGCGCCGGCGTCGGCCATTCTGGCGCCACCTGGCTACTATATGGTGTACGTCGTGAACGGAGGGGTCCCGAGCGAGGGCATCTGGGCCCATATACAGTAG
- the LOC103991309 gene encoding protein PTST, chloroplastic isoform X1, protein MECLKTNFIRKLELVQNHTVLCNPSDRLWTVPRRLAYSRQCSACYRECHAYFSKIYPAKSCFYGRKSSRAFSISLGEEPSSLSEVENISDIDDTVPTDSSEEVLPQKLKSDELKALLVDTERKKLLKKLSEANQYNRFLKRQLLMEEDAIAKFKNELAVLELELQTLVSLAEEIANSGVQPDSRKINGRYIQSHLLARLEAIHGKVKEQIKDVDTLKFEVSLFWVGMAESVHVMGSFDGWTQGEEMSPEYTGDYARFSATLKLRPGRYEIKFLVDGEWKLSPDFPTIGEGIMQNNLLVVEQNN, encoded by the exons ATGGAGTGCTTAAAGACAAACTTTATAAG AAAGTTGGAGCTGGTGCAAAATCACACAGTTCTATGTAATCCATCAGATAGATTATGGACAGTCCCAAGAAGACTGGCATATTCACGTCAGTGTTCTGCTTGTTATCGAGAATGTCATGCATATTTTAGTAAGATATACCCTGCAAAATCATGCTTTTATGGACGTAAATCTTCAAGGGCCTTTTCCATAAGCTTGGGTGAGGAGCCTTCCTCGTTATCAGAGGTAGAAAACATAAGTGATATTGATGACACTGTGCCAACTGATTCTTCTGAGGAGGTCTTGCCACAAAAGTTGAAGTCTGATGAG TTGAAGGCACTGCTGGTTGACACTGAAAGAAAAAAGCTTTTGAAGAAACTCAGCGAAGCTAATCAATACAACAGATTTCTCAAAAGACAG TTGCTTATGGAAGAGGATGCAATAGCCAAGTTCAAAAATGAACTTGCTGTCTTGGAGCTTGAACTTCAG ACTTTGGTTAGCTTAGCAGAAGAGATAGCTAATAGTGGGGTTCAGCCTGATTCGAGGAAGATAAATGGGAGATACATTCAATCCCATCTCCTTGCCAGATTAGAAG CGATCCACGGAAAAGTTAAGGAGCAGATAAAGGATGTGGACACTTTGAAGTTTGAGGTTTCTTTATTctgggttgggatggctgag AGTGTCCATGTTATGGGTTCCTTTGATGGTTGGACTCAAGGAGAGGAGATGTCACCAGAGTATACTGGTGACTATGCCAGATTTTCAGCTACCCTCAAACTTAGACCTGGGAG GTATGAGATCAAGTTCTTGGTGGATGGGGAGTGGAAACTATCTCCTGACTTCCCCACCATTGGTGAGGGAATCATGCAAAATAATTTGCTAGTTGTGGAGCAGAATAactga
- the LOC103991309 gene encoding protein PTST, chloroplastic isoform X2 — MECLKTNFIRKLELVQNHTVLCNPSDRLWTVPRRLAYSRQCSACYRECHAYFSKIYPAKSCFYGRKSSRAFSISLGEEPSSLSEVENISDIDDTVPTDSSEEVLPQKLKSDELKALLVDTERKKLLKKLSEANQYNRFLKRQLLMEEDAIAKFKNELAVLELELQTLVSLAEEIANSGVQPDSRKINGRYIQSHLLARLEAIHGKVKEQIKDVDTLKFEVSLFWVGMAELI, encoded by the exons ATGGAGTGCTTAAAGACAAACTTTATAAG AAAGTTGGAGCTGGTGCAAAATCACACAGTTCTATGTAATCCATCAGATAGATTATGGACAGTCCCAAGAAGACTGGCATATTCACGTCAGTGTTCTGCTTGTTATCGAGAATGTCATGCATATTTTAGTAAGATATACCCTGCAAAATCATGCTTTTATGGACGTAAATCTTCAAGGGCCTTTTCCATAAGCTTGGGTGAGGAGCCTTCCTCGTTATCAGAGGTAGAAAACATAAGTGATATTGATGACACTGTGCCAACTGATTCTTCTGAGGAGGTCTTGCCACAAAAGTTGAAGTCTGATGAG TTGAAGGCACTGCTGGTTGACACTGAAAGAAAAAAGCTTTTGAAGAAACTCAGCGAAGCTAATCAATACAACAGATTTCTCAAAAGACAG TTGCTTATGGAAGAGGATGCAATAGCCAAGTTCAAAAATGAACTTGCTGTCTTGGAGCTTGAACTTCAG ACTTTGGTTAGCTTAGCAGAAGAGATAGCTAATAGTGGGGTTCAGCCTGATTCGAGGAAGATAAATGGGAGATACATTCAATCCCATCTCCTTGCCAGATTAGAAG CGATCCACGGAAAAGTTAAGGAGCAGATAAAGGATGTGGACACTTTGAAGTTTGAGGTTTCTTTATTctgggttgggatggctgag TTAATATAG
- the LOC135616969 gene encoding uncharacterized protein LOC135616969 isoform X2: protein MLCFMDESHRCRLLVHNRGWLQHGQTGCRRMAGGFRVLHLVRPFLAFLPEVQSADRKIPFREKVIYTVISLFIFLVCSQLPLYGIHSTTGADPFYWMRVILASNRGTVMELGITPIVTSGLVMQLLVGSKIIEVDNSVREDRALLNGAQKLLGILIAIGEAVAYVLSGMYGSVSQLGTGNAILIILQLFFAGIIVICLDELLQKGYGLGSGISLFIATNICENIIWKAFSPTTINSGRGAEFEGAVIALFHLLITRTDKVRALREAFYRQNLPNVTNLLATVLVFLIVIYFQGFRVVLPVRSKNARGQQGSYPIKLFYTSNMPIILQSALVSNLYFISQLLYRRYSGNFLVNLLGKWKESEYSGQSIPVGGIAYYITAPSSLADMAANPFHALFYIVFMLSACALFSKTWIEVSGSSARDVAKQLKEQQMVMPGHRESNLQKELNRYIPTAAAFGGMCIGALTVLADFMGAIGSGTGILLAVTIIYQYFETFEKERASELGFFGL from the exons ATGCTGTGTTTCATGGATGAATCCCACAGATGCAGACTACTAGTACACAATAGAGGCTGGTTACAACATGGACAAACTG GCTGCAGGAGAATGGCAGGAGGATTCAGAGTGCTTCATCTAGTTAGACCATTTTTGGCTTTCTTGCCTGAAGTTCAGAGTGCTGATCGTAAGATTCCATTCAGGGAAAAGGTTATCTACACTGTTATCTCGCTCTTTATATTTCTGGTCTGCAGCCAACTTCCACTTTATGGCATACACTCAACCACGGGAGCAGATCCTTTTTACTGGATGCGTGTTATTCTCGCATCAAATCGTGGAACCGTTATGGAGCTTGGAATTACTCCAATTGTGACTTCAGGATTGGTGATGCAGCTTCTGGTTGGTTCCAAGATCATTGAAGTCGACAACAGTGTACGAGAGGATCGTGCTCTTTT AAATGGTGCACAAAAATTACTCGGCATTCTAATTGCTATTGGAGAGGCAGTTGCATATGTTCTATCTGGGATGTATGGCAGTGTCAGTCAACTAGGAACTGGGAATGCTATTCTTATTATACTTCAGCTTTTCTTCGCAGGCATCATTGTCATCTGTTTGGATGAACTTCTCCAGAAAGGATATGGTCTAGGATCTGGTATTTCTTTGTTCATTGCTACCAATATCTG TGAAAATATCATTTGGAAGGCATTTAGCCCAACAACCATCAACAGTGGGCGTGGTGCCGAATTTGAAGGTGCTGTGATCGCCTTATTCCACCTACTGATAACTCGTACAGATAAAGTTCGTGCTCTTCGTGAGGCTTTCTACCGACAAAATCTTCCAAATGTGACCAACTTGCTTGCTACAGTTCTGGTCTTTCTCATAGTTATATATTTCCAAGGGTTTCGTGTTGTGTTGCCTGTGAGGTCAAAGAATGCCCGTGGACAGCAAGGCTCTTACCCTATCAAGTTGTTTTACACCTCTAATATGCCCATAATTTTGCAGTCAGCTCTTGTCTCCAACCTGTACTTCATCTCCCAG TTGTTGTACAGGAGGTACAGTGGAAATTTCCTTGTAAATCTTCTGGGTAAATGGAAGGAATCCGAGTATTCTGGTCAATCCATCCCTGTAGGGGGTATAGCTTACTATATTACAGCACCATCAAG CTTGGCGGATATGGCAGCAAATCCATTCCATGCACTTTTCTATATAGTTTTCATGCTCTCAGCTTGTGCACTTTTCTCCAAAACTTGGATAGAAGTCTCTGGATCATCTGCAAGGGATGTGGCCAAACAGCTTAAG GAACAACAAATGGTAATGCCCGGCCATCGAGAATCAAATTTGCAGAAGGAACTGAACAGGTACATCCCAACTGCAGCAGCTTTTGGTGGCATGTGCATTGGTGCATTGACTGTTCTAGCAGATTTTATGGGCGCAATTGGTTCTGGAACCGGAATCCTGCTTGCTGTTACGATCATATATCAATACTTTGAGACCTTTGAGAAGGAGAGAGCTAGCGAGCTCGGGTTCTTTGGCCTCTGA
- the LOC135616969 gene encoding uncharacterized protein LOC135616969 isoform X1, with translation MPLCCHRLIRATYHRTVRIKLLSFKRPNPKNSAASLCDHPVFLRRLHLLSRTRLRARPPPPASPFLLIEHRSRQSFSSSLYFQGCRRMAGGFRVLHLVRPFLAFLPEVQSADRKIPFREKVIYTVISLFIFLVCSQLPLYGIHSTTGADPFYWMRVILASNRGTVMELGITPIVTSGLVMQLLVGSKIIEVDNSVREDRALLNGAQKLLGILIAIGEAVAYVLSGMYGSVSQLGTGNAILIILQLFFAGIIVICLDELLQKGYGLGSGISLFIATNICENIIWKAFSPTTINSGRGAEFEGAVIALFHLLITRTDKVRALREAFYRQNLPNVTNLLATVLVFLIVIYFQGFRVVLPVRSKNARGQQGSYPIKLFYTSNMPIILQSALVSNLYFISQLLYRRYSGNFLVNLLGKWKESEYSGQSIPVGGIAYYITAPSSLADMAANPFHALFYIVFMLSACALFSKTWIEVSGSSARDVAKQLKEQQMVMPGHRESNLQKELNRYIPTAAAFGGMCIGALTVLADFMGAIGSGTGILLAVTIIYQYFETFEKERASELGFFGL, from the exons ATGCCGCTATGTTGTCACCGTTTGATTAGAGCAACATATCATCGGACGGTCCGTATTAAACTGCTCTCTTTTAAACGCCCAAACCCTAAAAATTCTGCAGCTTCCCTCTGCGATCATCCAGTCTTCCTCCGGCGCCTCCATCTCCTCTCCCGAACGCGGCTACGAGCCCGCCCCCCGCCCCCCGCCTCTCCCTTTCTCCTGATCGAGCATCGCAGCCGGcagtctttttcttcctctctttatTTTCAAG GCTGCAGGAGAATGGCAGGAGGATTCAGAGTGCTTCATCTAGTTAGACCATTTTTGGCTTTCTTGCCTGAAGTTCAGAGTGCTGATCGTAAGATTCCATTCAGGGAAAAGGTTATCTACACTGTTATCTCGCTCTTTATATTTCTGGTCTGCAGCCAACTTCCACTTTATGGCATACACTCAACCACGGGAGCAGATCCTTTTTACTGGATGCGTGTTATTCTCGCATCAAATCGTGGAACCGTTATGGAGCTTGGAATTACTCCAATTGTGACTTCAGGATTGGTGATGCAGCTTCTGGTTGGTTCCAAGATCATTGAAGTCGACAACAGTGTACGAGAGGATCGTGCTCTTTT AAATGGTGCACAAAAATTACTCGGCATTCTAATTGCTATTGGAGAGGCAGTTGCATATGTTCTATCTGGGATGTATGGCAGTGTCAGTCAACTAGGAACTGGGAATGCTATTCTTATTATACTTCAGCTTTTCTTCGCAGGCATCATTGTCATCTGTTTGGATGAACTTCTCCAGAAAGGATATGGTCTAGGATCTGGTATTTCTTTGTTCATTGCTACCAATATCTG TGAAAATATCATTTGGAAGGCATTTAGCCCAACAACCATCAACAGTGGGCGTGGTGCCGAATTTGAAGGTGCTGTGATCGCCTTATTCCACCTACTGATAACTCGTACAGATAAAGTTCGTGCTCTTCGTGAGGCTTTCTACCGACAAAATCTTCCAAATGTGACCAACTTGCTTGCTACAGTTCTGGTCTTTCTCATAGTTATATATTTCCAAGGGTTTCGTGTTGTGTTGCCTGTGAGGTCAAAGAATGCCCGTGGACAGCAAGGCTCTTACCCTATCAAGTTGTTTTACACCTCTAATATGCCCATAATTTTGCAGTCAGCTCTTGTCTCCAACCTGTACTTCATCTCCCAG TTGTTGTACAGGAGGTACAGTGGAAATTTCCTTGTAAATCTTCTGGGTAAATGGAAGGAATCCGAGTATTCTGGTCAATCCATCCCTGTAGGGGGTATAGCTTACTATATTACAGCACCATCAAG CTTGGCGGATATGGCAGCAAATCCATTCCATGCACTTTTCTATATAGTTTTCATGCTCTCAGCTTGTGCACTTTTCTCCAAAACTTGGATAGAAGTCTCTGGATCATCTGCAAGGGATGTGGCCAAACAGCTTAAG GAACAACAAATGGTAATGCCCGGCCATCGAGAATCAAATTTGCAGAAGGAACTGAACAGGTACATCCCAACTGCAGCAGCTTTTGGTGGCATGTGCATTGGTGCATTGACTGTTCTAGCAGATTTTATGGGCGCAATTGGTTCTGGAACCGGAATCCTGCTTGCTGTTACGATCATATATCAATACTTTGAGACCTTTGAGAAGGAGAGAGCTAGCGAGCTCGGGTTCTTTGGCCTCTGA
- the LOC135616970 gene encoding uncharacterized protein LOC135616970 isoform X2: MGGGSRPSDHLPPDEGETSSTSSSIFDYHPDDLPLSVSSGITESITDTSEEESAAGDNRRWCKAYFDVLRSYRNSDERAGVLRDAKDLILRHKPGDWIEEVGGTTAGDYEVPDAITLLLVGPRGSGKSTLVNRITRVFDDDFSAPDRAQVSHNLSATGGTCFLQEYMIPRKSKSLCVYDTRSLSTNLPHNFRLLQRWMTRGVSHGEMVIRDSDDFVTRKNIKSMRRQGLLSPCKRRIVNFVIFVVDGLSVLKSMDAKDDQYNEILFETFTYPFLSFKDNKPAVVVTHGDELSLSERAIIRTRLGELLGIPPIKQIFDIPGTSEFDTELAIVDMLRYSIEHADRNLAFNQSYLFEGQRIFHWIMERLQDYDVILEVVIISLCIIILCLRGIENLI; the protein is encoded by the exons ATGGGCGGCGGAAGTCGTCCCTCCGATCATCTTCCTCCTG ACGAGGGCGAGACTTCCTCCACCTCGTCCTCGATCTTTGACTACCATCCGGACGATTTACCACTCTCCGTCTCCTCCGGGATCACGGAATCCATCACCGACACCTCGGAAGAGGAATCCGCCGCTGGGGACAATCGGCGATGGTGCAAGGCTTACTTCGACGTCCTGCGGTCTTATCGCAACTCCGACGAGCGCGCCGGTGTCCTCCGAGACGCCAAAGATCTTATCTTGAG GCATAAGCCCGGAGACTGGATCGAAGAGGTCGGCGGCACGACGGCCGGCGACTACGAAGTCCCCGACGCCATAACCCTTCTCCTGGTTGGGCCGAGGGGCTCCGGAAAGAGTACCCTCGTCAATAGGATTACAAGGGTCTTTGACGATGATTTTTCGGCGCCCGACAGGGCACAGGTGTCCC ATAATTTGTCAGCGACTGGAGGGACCTGCTTCCTGCAGGAATACATGATTCCGAGGAAATCAAAGTCGCTTTGCGTTTATGATACTCGTAGTTTATCCACAAACCTACCGCACAACTTTCGATTGCTCCAACGTTGGATGACCCGTGGTGTCAGCCATGGAGAGATGGTGATCAG GGATTCAGATGATTTTGTAACGAGGAAGAACATAAAGTCTATGAGACGACAAGGCCTATTGAGCCCGTGCAAGAGGAGGATAGTGAACTTTGTCATATTTGTTGTTGATGGATTGTCTGTTTTGAAATCGATGGATGCGAAGGATGACCAGTACAATGAAATTCTTTTTGAAACATTCACTTATCCATTCTTGTCATTTAAAG ATAACAAGCCAGCTGTTGTGGTCACCCATGGAGATGAATTGTCACTTAGTGAGCGTGCTATTATCCGTACTCGTTTGGGCGAGCTGTTGGGAATTCCTCCGATTAAACAAATCTTTGACATCCCAG GCACAAGTGAGTTTGACACTGAGTTGGCCATAGTGGACATGTTGCGTTATTCCATTGAACATGCTGACAGGAACCTTGCTTTTAATCAGAGTTACTTATTTGAG GGCCAGAGGATCTTTCACTGGATAATGGAGAGGCTACAGGATTATGATGTGATATTAGAAGTTGTCATCATCTCCTTGTGCATCATCATACTTTGTTTGCGTGGAATTGAAAATCTCATATGA
- the LOC135616970 gene encoding uncharacterized protein LOC135616970 isoform X1, protein MGGGSRPSDHLPPELADEGETSSTSSSIFDYHPDDLPLSVSSGITESITDTSEEESAAGDNRRWCKAYFDVLRSYRNSDERAGVLRDAKDLILRHKPGDWIEEVGGTTAGDYEVPDAITLLLVGPRGSGKSTLVNRITRVFDDDFSAPDRAQVSHNLSATGGTCFLQEYMIPRKSKSLCVYDTRSLSTNLPHNFRLLQRWMTRGVSHGEMVIRDSDDFVTRKNIKSMRRQGLLSPCKRRIVNFVIFVVDGLSVLKSMDAKDDQYNEILFETFTYPFLSFKDNKPAVVVTHGDELSLSERAIIRTRLGELLGIPPIKQIFDIPGTSEFDTELAIVDMLRYSIEHADRNLAFNQSYLFEGQRIFHWIMERLQDYDVILEVVIISLCIIILCLRGIENLI, encoded by the exons ATGGGCGGCGGAAGTCGTCCCTCCGATCATCTTCCTCCTG AACTGGCAGACGAGGGCGAGACTTCCTCCACCTCGTCCTCGATCTTTGACTACCATCCGGACGATTTACCACTCTCCGTCTCCTCCGGGATCACGGAATCCATCACCGACACCTCGGAAGAGGAATCCGCCGCTGGGGACAATCGGCGATGGTGCAAGGCTTACTTCGACGTCCTGCGGTCTTATCGCAACTCCGACGAGCGCGCCGGTGTCCTCCGAGACGCCAAAGATCTTATCTTGAG GCATAAGCCCGGAGACTGGATCGAAGAGGTCGGCGGCACGACGGCCGGCGACTACGAAGTCCCCGACGCCATAACCCTTCTCCTGGTTGGGCCGAGGGGCTCCGGAAAGAGTACCCTCGTCAATAGGATTACAAGGGTCTTTGACGATGATTTTTCGGCGCCCGACAGGGCACAGGTGTCCC ATAATTTGTCAGCGACTGGAGGGACCTGCTTCCTGCAGGAATACATGATTCCGAGGAAATCAAAGTCGCTTTGCGTTTATGATACTCGTAGTTTATCCACAAACCTACCGCACAACTTTCGATTGCTCCAACGTTGGATGACCCGTGGTGTCAGCCATGGAGAGATGGTGATCAG GGATTCAGATGATTTTGTAACGAGGAAGAACATAAAGTCTATGAGACGACAAGGCCTATTGAGCCCGTGCAAGAGGAGGATAGTGAACTTTGTCATATTTGTTGTTGATGGATTGTCTGTTTTGAAATCGATGGATGCGAAGGATGACCAGTACAATGAAATTCTTTTTGAAACATTCACTTATCCATTCTTGTCATTTAAAG ATAACAAGCCAGCTGTTGTGGTCACCCATGGAGATGAATTGTCACTTAGTGAGCGTGCTATTATCCGTACTCGTTTGGGCGAGCTGTTGGGAATTCCTCCGATTAAACAAATCTTTGACATCCCAG GCACAAGTGAGTTTGACACTGAGTTGGCCATAGTGGACATGTTGCGTTATTCCATTGAACATGCTGACAGGAACCTTGCTTTTAATCAGAGTTACTTATTTGAG GGCCAGAGGATCTTTCACTGGATAATGGAGAGGCTACAGGATTATGATGTGATATTAGAAGTTGTCATCATCTCCTTGTGCATCATCATACTTTGTTTGCGTGGAATTGAAAATCTCATATGA
- the LOC135618052 gene encoding non-specific lipid transfer protein GPI-anchored 9-like — protein MAARNLIALGAIILWWCAPAAVCGEDGIVDGDVTIILPCLENLIACQENLQQPVASSACCSPMAYLFEHNSICMCSLFFNEELLHSFNVTQEQIFDLTIRCGISVAANYCSKYIDDDDVKTALSPQALATLAAPSPTNGTTQ, from the exons ATGGCCGCCCGAAATCTCATCGCCTTGGGTGCCATCATCCTCTGGTGGTGCGCCCCTGCCGCGGTCTGCGGTGAGGATGGGATCGTCGATGGGGACGTGACCATCATCCTCCCCTGCCTGGAGAACCTGATAGCATGCCAGGAGAATTTACAACAACCGGTCGCCTCCTCTGCGTGCTGTTCGCCCATGGCGTACTTGTTCGAGCACAACTCCATCTGTATGTGTTCCCTCTTCTTCAACGAAGAACTCCTGCACAGCTTCAACGTCACGCAAGAGCAGATATTCGACCTCACCATCAGATGCGGCATCAGCGTTGCCGCGAACTACTGCAGCAAGTACATTGATG ATGATGATGTTAAAACCGCATTGTCACCTCAAGCTCTAGCAACATTAGCGGCTCCATCCCCTACGAATGGTACAACACAATAA